Proteins from a genomic interval of Corythoichthys intestinalis isolate RoL2023-P3 chromosome 3, ASM3026506v1, whole genome shotgun sequence:
- the rab11fip1a gene encoding rab11 family-interacting protein 1 isoform X2, producing MPPAAWGQRRSILMLFLQNVGELVVVRRLCCIHNATQIAICAPHIFRWFPLVNKSGKADKVRGDVLLGITFLRNNISASMVDLSIQDKPKSRMSKLKDKVRLKKKDSFSDSGSAMSHVLTDSDGDRDSLSSNQTQGEKKKSKLKNLFAPKSNLHRNSSQSMSTLGTLPSKNSSLSGSRSSGINVETPEVKKKFKFLGHKRSGSSDSKVSLGALSLLSRPKRSNSDLNNPSINSAQVNAEETEARSGSTLSLNSSGQGSMENVPQQTTSVLAAKSKPVLLFRSETRDRLRMEEQRRQEEEERNQIEAMRLQEEQERHKRLLEEEDRKQNEEYERNGRFLEDEARRVKQSEEEEEERRNREITEDEECRQLEEIKNEEQKTQGETSMSERLSSLFGIIKKKEERKEEAPQHTEEVTTQAHHNDTRDQQVLNAKSSSENISFSSTNQFSDSESPSDEQKSSASEQTSSTNHFLNRTARVSPRLTHSLDTESSSESHQVEYSDPQTTYRPVDQQWSSPSASESTLSSLPYDYPYTFSNLHSSLAPLRLRESPTGSTSKSLTGSPCESPPSSPRERPLFKSVPGIPAESLPGSRPGSPAECLPGSPAKSLPQSPAKSPLGSPSRSPPGSPSYSVDNVSSPTMADKTGRSPLPPLYPIYESQADKTLSPDREVLNLRQKDGSQQGKKLSLPLPDYETLFPQKRHGVQGHTRWDHIIAEVNQRNMDFTPELTGPEMSVDGPADPGQAELSYSEESSAVGHFRTHQQESKLRSSKKTAAPPPPKQVLTMHSRPISGSSQIESQNNGWTNESLTRSLPSGTADMQNNDKLTKESFSEISLDESKNGLRPSFLSARVTRSTSERDGDSATLAGQTKPLESTDIPTARPRQRPSMTAPTEHSAPISAFPDVQMSGSDQKNPTFNMSEVDKNGKNENSSDFHSYTRTNIISKLMGAPEKPSRSFDGIYTRGAKSEQIPENLGMTPDDLDKIFTEEKPVDPFPSLNGYETNKSVDEFRPISPVFKRQNSSKRISKPISRRNSQKALTSQQELNEHKTTKVQQELETQNIVIDSFTQRHPADGKAQAQLFDGEDAFAVSSTFPSSETLPVVTTEQSPQADVLSARNKPKKALLPPSMSQLVSPQVSNGDDLDSVSSRPHPVKPMHSLENQQTVSTSLQKNLHLQKGTAGKAAGMADSGPFTQLTHEELITLVVRQQADLSKKDCKIGELEEYIDNLLVRVIEEKPAILQAMNVTKPT from the exons atgccaccggccgcttgggggcagcgccgttccatactcatgttatttcttcaaaacgtgggagaattagtagttgtgagacgtttatgctgtattcacaatgcaacgcaaattgctatttgtgctccacacatatttcg TTGGTTCCCATTGGTGAACAAGAGTGGAAAGGCGGACAAGGTGCGAGGCGATGTACTGCTGGGCATCACCTTCCTGCGGAACAATATATCAGCTAGTATGGTGGACCTTTCTATTCAGGACAAGCCTAAGTCCCGCATGTCCAAGTTGAAAGATAAAGTGCGTTTGAAGAAAAAAGACAGCTTCTCTGACTCTGGCTCAGCTATGAGCCATGTCCTGACAGACAGCGACGGAGACCGCGATTCACTCTCCTCCAATCAAACtcaaggagagaaaaaaaaatcaaagctcAAGAACCTCTTTGCACCCAAATCCAACTTGCACAGGAATTCCTCCCAGTCCATGTCTACTCTAGGGACTCTTCCGAGCAAGAATTCTTCTCTTAGTGGGAGCCGCTCATCTGGCATCAACGTAGAAACCCCTGAAG TCAAGAAGAAATTCAAATTTCTTGGACATAAGCGAAGCGGTAGTTCTGACAGCAAGGTGTCTCTGGGTGCATTATCCTTACTGAGCCGACCCAAGCGCAGCAACAGTGACCTAAACAACCCTAGCATTAACAGCGCTCAAGTGAATGCAGAAGAGACTGAGGCAAGAAGCGGCTCGACTCTTAGTTTGAACAGCTCCGGCCAAGGATCTATGGAGAATGTACCTCAGCAGACCACCAGTGTCTTGGCAGCCAAGAGTAAACCGGTGCTTTTGTTTAGATCCGAGACTCGAGATAGGCTAAGGATGGAAGAACAGCGACGTCAAGAAGAAGAGGAAAGAAACCAGATTGAAGCCATGAGATTGCAGGAGGAACAGGAGAGACACAAGCGCCTGCTGGAGGAAGAAGATCGTAAACAGAACGAAGAATACGAAAGGAACGGGCGCTTTCTTGAAGATGAAGCGAGAAGAGTGAAACAGAGCGAGGAAGAGGAAGAAGAACGCAGGAACCGGGAAATAACTGAGGATGAGGAGTGCCGCCAACTGGAGGAGATAAAGAACGAAGAACAGAAAACTCAAGGGGAGACTTCCATGAGTGAAAGGCTCTCGTCTCTGTTTGGGATCATAAAAaagaaagaggaaagaaaggagGAGGCACCGCAGCATACTGAAGAAGTGACCACACAAGCTCATCACAATGATACAAGAGATCAGCAAGTCCTCAATGCCAAGAGCTCGTCTGAGAATATTTCTTTTAGTTCTACCAATCAATTTAGTGACAGTGAAAGTCCATCTGATGAGCAGAAATCCAGCGCTAGTGAACAAACCTCTTCAACCAATCACTTCCTGAATCGTACTGCAAGAGTCTCCCCAAG ATTGACTCATTCTTTGGACACTGAATCATCCTCTGAGAGCCACCAAGTGGAATACTCTGATCCTCAAACCACTTATCGTCCAGTGGATCAGCAGTGGTCTTCCCCAAGTGCTTCTGAATCTACCCTCTCTAGTCTACCGTATGACTATCCCTATACTTTCTCCAACCTACATTCATCCTTGGCTCCTCTGAGATTAAGGGAAAGTCCGACCGGTTCCACGTCTAAAAGTCTAACTGGTTCCCCTTGTGAAAGCCCTCCTAGTTCCCCTCGTGAAAGGCCTCTGTTTAAAAGTGTACCAGGAATTCCCGCTGAAAGTCTGCCTGGATCTCGGCCAGGTTCTCCAGCTGAATGTCTGCCTGGATCCCCAGCTAAAAGTTTGCCCCAATCCCCAGCTAAAAGTCCGCTTGGATCCCCATCCAGAAGTCCACCTGGTTCCCCTTCTTATAGTGTAGACAACGTGTCTTCACCCACAATGGCTGATAAGACTGGAAGATCCCCCTTACCGCCCTTGTATCCCATATATGAGTCCCAGGCTGATAAAACTCTGAGTCCAGATCGAGAAGTACTGAACCTCAGACAGAAAGATGGATCTCAACAGGGCAAAAAATTATCCCTTCCACTTCCAGATTATGAAACCTTATTCCCGCAGAAGAGGCATGGGGTACAGGGGCACACTCGATGGGATCATATCATTGCTGAAGTCAATCAAAGAAACATGGACTTTACACCAGAGCTTACAGGTCCAGAGATGAGTGTGGACGGCCCAGCTGACCCGGGGCAGGCTGAACTTTCATATTCAGAAGAGAGTTCTGCTGTGGGGCATTTTCGAACACATCAGCAGGAAAGCAAACTTCGTTCATCAAAAAAAACAGCAGCCCCTCCTCCACCAAAGCAAGTTTTAACAATGCACAGTAGGCCAATTTCAGGTTCCAGTCAAATAGAAAGCCAGAACAACGGGTGGACCAATGAGTCGCTCACAAGGTCTCTTCCCTCAGGAACTGCTGATATGCAAAATAATGACAAACTTACAAAAGAGAGTTTCTCAGAAATATCACTAGATGAGTCAAAGAATGGTTTGCGACCATCTTTTCTATCGGCACGTGTCACCAGATCAACCAGCGAAAGGGACGGGGACTCGGCAACACTTGCGGGACAGACGAAACCTCTGGAGAGCACTGACATTCCCACTGCTAGACCAAGGCAAAGGCCATCCATGACAGCGCCAACAGAACATTCTGCACCCATATCTGCTTTTCCTGACGTACAGATGAGTGGTAGCGACCAAAAAAACCCTACTTTTAATATGAGTGAAGTGGACAAAAATGGCAAGAATGAGAACAGTTCAGACTTCCACTCATATACCAGGACAAATATTATTTCTAAGCTCATGGGGGCACCAGAAAAACCATCCAGGTCATTTGATGGCATTTACACGAGAGGAGCAAAGAGTGAACAAATTCCTGAAAACCTTGGAATGACACCAGATGATCTTGATAAAATTTTCACTGAAGAGAAACCAGTGGATCCTTTCCCAAGTTTGAACGGTTATGAGACGAACAAAAGTGTCGATGAATTTAGACCAATCAGCCCGGTGTTCAAAAGACAAAATTCATCAAAACGAATTTCAAAACCTATTTCGAGACGTAACTCTCAGAAAGCTTTAACATCTCAGCAGGAATTAAATGAACACAAAACGACCAAAGTTCAACAAGAACTCGAAACCCAGAATATTGTCATTGATTCTTTCACACAAAGGCATCCGGCTGATGGGAAGGCTCAAGCCCAACTTTTCGATGGAGAAGATGCTTTTGCAGTATCGTCCACTTTCCCATCTTCAGAGACGCTTCCTGTTGTGACGACGGAACAATCCCCACAAGCAGATGTGTTGTCTGCGAGAAATAAACCCAAGAAAGCATTGTTGCCACCTTCTATGTCTCAGCTTGTCAGTCCTCAGGTTAGCAATGGAGATGACCTTGACTCAGTGTCATCCAG GCCACATCCAGTGAAGCCCATGCATTCGCTTGAAAATCAGCAAACCGTGAGCACTTCGCTACAGAAAAACTTGCATCTTCAGAAAGGAACAGCTGGAAAG GCTGCTGGCATGGCTGACAGTGGACCGTTCACTCAGCTTACCCATGAAGAGCTGATCACGCTGGTCGTTAGGCAGCAAGCGGATCTGTCCAAGAAAGACTGCAAAATCGGTGAGCTTGAAGAGTACATTGACAACCTGCTGGTGCGCGTCATTGAGGAGAAGCCTGCCATTCTGCAAGCCATGAACGTTACCAAGCCAACGTGA
- the rab11fip1a gene encoding rab11 family-interacting protein 1 isoform X1 has translation MSLVDQSQQSFPTSVQVTVHQARNLRSKGKNGTSDAYAIIQVAKDKFSTSVIEKSTAPVWKEEASFGLPLFHPGNVDRCTLYIIVMHRVQAGLDKFLGQAVVNLVELHENKARQKPDWFPLVNKSGKADKVRGDVLLGITFLRNNISASMVDLSIQDKPKSRMSKLKDKVRLKKKDSFSDSGSAMSHVLTDSDGDRDSLSSNQTQGEKKKSKLKNLFAPKSNLHRNSSQSMSTLGTLPSKNSSLSGSRSSGINVETPEVKKKFKFLGHKRSGSSDSKVSLGALSLLSRPKRSNSDLNNPSINSAQVNAEETEARSGSTLSLNSSGQGSMENVPQQTTSVLAAKSKPVLLFRSETRDRLRMEEQRRQEEEERNQIEAMRLQEEQERHKRLLEEEDRKQNEEYERNGRFLEDEARRVKQSEEEEEERRNREITEDEECRQLEEIKNEEQKTQGETSMSERLSSLFGIIKKKEERKEEAPQHTEEVTTQAHHNDTRDQQVLNAKSSSENISFSSTNQFSDSESPSDEQKSSASEQTSSTNHFLNRTARVSPRLTHSLDTESSSESHQVEYSDPQTTYRPVDQQWSSPSASESTLSSLPYDYPYTFSNLHSSLAPLRLRESPTGSTSKSLTGSPCESPPSSPRERPLFKSVPGIPAESLPGSRPGSPAECLPGSPAKSLPQSPAKSPLGSPSRSPPGSPSYSVDNVSSPTMADKTGRSPLPPLYPIYESQADKTLSPDREVLNLRQKDGSQQGKKLSLPLPDYETLFPQKRHGVQGHTRWDHIIAEVNQRNMDFTPELTGPEMSVDGPADPGQAELSYSEESSAVGHFRTHQQESKLRSSKKTAAPPPPKQVLTMHSRPISGSSQIESQNNGWTNESLTRSLPSGTADMQNNDKLTKESFSEISLDESKNGLRPSFLSARVTRSTSERDGDSATLAGQTKPLESTDIPTARPRQRPSMTAPTEHSAPISAFPDVQMSGSDQKNPTFNMSEVDKNGKNENSSDFHSYTRTNIISKLMGAPEKPSRSFDGIYTRGAKSEQIPENLGMTPDDLDKIFTEEKPVDPFPSLNGYETNKSVDEFRPISPVFKRQNSSKRISKPISRRNSQKALTSQQELNEHKTTKVQQELETQNIVIDSFTQRHPADGKAQAQLFDGEDAFAVSSTFPSSETLPVVTTEQSPQADVLSARNKPKKALLPPSMSQLVSPQVSNGDDLDSVSSRPHPVKPMHSLENQQTVSTSLQKNLHLQKGTAGKAAGMADSGPFTQLTHEELITLVVRQQADLSKKDCKIGELEEYIDNLLVRVIEEKPAILQAMNVTKPT, from the exons TTGGTTCCCATTGGTGAACAAGAGTGGAAAGGCGGACAAGGTGCGAGGCGATGTACTGCTGGGCATCACCTTCCTGCGGAACAATATATCAGCTAGTATGGTGGACCTTTCTATTCAGGACAAGCCTAAGTCCCGCATGTCCAAGTTGAAAGATAAAGTGCGTTTGAAGAAAAAAGACAGCTTCTCTGACTCTGGCTCAGCTATGAGCCATGTCCTGACAGACAGCGACGGAGACCGCGATTCACTCTCCTCCAATCAAACtcaaggagagaaaaaaaaatcaaagctcAAGAACCTCTTTGCACCCAAATCCAACTTGCACAGGAATTCCTCCCAGTCCATGTCTACTCTAGGGACTCTTCCGAGCAAGAATTCTTCTCTTAGTGGGAGCCGCTCATCTGGCATCAACGTAGAAACCCCTGAAG TCAAGAAGAAATTCAAATTTCTTGGACATAAGCGAAGCGGTAGTTCTGACAGCAAGGTGTCTCTGGGTGCATTATCCTTACTGAGCCGACCCAAGCGCAGCAACAGTGACCTAAACAACCCTAGCATTAACAGCGCTCAAGTGAATGCAGAAGAGACTGAGGCAAGAAGCGGCTCGACTCTTAGTTTGAACAGCTCCGGCCAAGGATCTATGGAGAATGTACCTCAGCAGACCACCAGTGTCTTGGCAGCCAAGAGTAAACCGGTGCTTTTGTTTAGATCCGAGACTCGAGATAGGCTAAGGATGGAAGAACAGCGACGTCAAGAAGAAGAGGAAAGAAACCAGATTGAAGCCATGAGATTGCAGGAGGAACAGGAGAGACACAAGCGCCTGCTGGAGGAAGAAGATCGTAAACAGAACGAAGAATACGAAAGGAACGGGCGCTTTCTTGAAGATGAAGCGAGAAGAGTGAAACAGAGCGAGGAAGAGGAAGAAGAACGCAGGAACCGGGAAATAACTGAGGATGAGGAGTGCCGCCAACTGGAGGAGATAAAGAACGAAGAACAGAAAACTCAAGGGGAGACTTCCATGAGTGAAAGGCTCTCGTCTCTGTTTGGGATCATAAAAaagaaagaggaaagaaaggagGAGGCACCGCAGCATACTGAAGAAGTGACCACACAAGCTCATCACAATGATACAAGAGATCAGCAAGTCCTCAATGCCAAGAGCTCGTCTGAGAATATTTCTTTTAGTTCTACCAATCAATTTAGTGACAGTGAAAGTCCATCTGATGAGCAGAAATCCAGCGCTAGTGAACAAACCTCTTCAACCAATCACTTCCTGAATCGTACTGCAAGAGTCTCCCCAAG ATTGACTCATTCTTTGGACACTGAATCATCCTCTGAGAGCCACCAAGTGGAATACTCTGATCCTCAAACCACTTATCGTCCAGTGGATCAGCAGTGGTCTTCCCCAAGTGCTTCTGAATCTACCCTCTCTAGTCTACCGTATGACTATCCCTATACTTTCTCCAACCTACATTCATCCTTGGCTCCTCTGAGATTAAGGGAAAGTCCGACCGGTTCCACGTCTAAAAGTCTAACTGGTTCCCCTTGTGAAAGCCCTCCTAGTTCCCCTCGTGAAAGGCCTCTGTTTAAAAGTGTACCAGGAATTCCCGCTGAAAGTCTGCCTGGATCTCGGCCAGGTTCTCCAGCTGAATGTCTGCCTGGATCCCCAGCTAAAAGTTTGCCCCAATCCCCAGCTAAAAGTCCGCTTGGATCCCCATCCAGAAGTCCACCTGGTTCCCCTTCTTATAGTGTAGACAACGTGTCTTCACCCACAATGGCTGATAAGACTGGAAGATCCCCCTTACCGCCCTTGTATCCCATATATGAGTCCCAGGCTGATAAAACTCTGAGTCCAGATCGAGAAGTACTGAACCTCAGACAGAAAGATGGATCTCAACAGGGCAAAAAATTATCCCTTCCACTTCCAGATTATGAAACCTTATTCCCGCAGAAGAGGCATGGGGTACAGGGGCACACTCGATGGGATCATATCATTGCTGAAGTCAATCAAAGAAACATGGACTTTACACCAGAGCTTACAGGTCCAGAGATGAGTGTGGACGGCCCAGCTGACCCGGGGCAGGCTGAACTTTCATATTCAGAAGAGAGTTCTGCTGTGGGGCATTTTCGAACACATCAGCAGGAAAGCAAACTTCGTTCATCAAAAAAAACAGCAGCCCCTCCTCCACCAAAGCAAGTTTTAACAATGCACAGTAGGCCAATTTCAGGTTCCAGTCAAATAGAAAGCCAGAACAACGGGTGGACCAATGAGTCGCTCACAAGGTCTCTTCCCTCAGGAACTGCTGATATGCAAAATAATGACAAACTTACAAAAGAGAGTTTCTCAGAAATATCACTAGATGAGTCAAAGAATGGTTTGCGACCATCTTTTCTATCGGCACGTGTCACCAGATCAACCAGCGAAAGGGACGGGGACTCGGCAACACTTGCGGGACAGACGAAACCTCTGGAGAGCACTGACATTCCCACTGCTAGACCAAGGCAAAGGCCATCCATGACAGCGCCAACAGAACATTCTGCACCCATATCTGCTTTTCCTGACGTACAGATGAGTGGTAGCGACCAAAAAAACCCTACTTTTAATATGAGTGAAGTGGACAAAAATGGCAAGAATGAGAACAGTTCAGACTTCCACTCATATACCAGGACAAATATTATTTCTAAGCTCATGGGGGCACCAGAAAAACCATCCAGGTCATTTGATGGCATTTACACGAGAGGAGCAAAGAGTGAACAAATTCCTGAAAACCTTGGAATGACACCAGATGATCTTGATAAAATTTTCACTGAAGAGAAACCAGTGGATCCTTTCCCAAGTTTGAACGGTTATGAGACGAACAAAAGTGTCGATGAATTTAGACCAATCAGCCCGGTGTTCAAAAGACAAAATTCATCAAAACGAATTTCAAAACCTATTTCGAGACGTAACTCTCAGAAAGCTTTAACATCTCAGCAGGAATTAAATGAACACAAAACGACCAAAGTTCAACAAGAACTCGAAACCCAGAATATTGTCATTGATTCTTTCACACAAAGGCATCCGGCTGATGGGAAGGCTCAAGCCCAACTTTTCGATGGAGAAGATGCTTTTGCAGTATCGTCCACTTTCCCATCTTCAGAGACGCTTCCTGTTGTGACGACGGAACAATCCCCACAAGCAGATGTGTTGTCTGCGAGAAATAAACCCAAGAAAGCATTGTTGCCACCTTCTATGTCTCAGCTTGTCAGTCCTCAGGTTAGCAATGGAGATGACCTTGACTCAGTGTCATCCAG GCCACATCCAGTGAAGCCCATGCATTCGCTTGAAAATCAGCAAACCGTGAGCACTTCGCTACAGAAAAACTTGCATCTTCAGAAAGGAACAGCTGGAAAG GCTGCTGGCATGGCTGACAGTGGACCGTTCACTCAGCTTACCCATGAAGAGCTGATCACGCTGGTCGTTAGGCAGCAAGCGGATCTGTCCAAGAAAGACTGCAAAATCGGTGAGCTTGAAGAGTACATTGACAACCTGCTGGTGCGCGTCATTGAGGAGAAGCCTGCCATTCTGCAAGCCATGAACGTTACCAAGCCAACGTGA
- the prlhr2a gene encoding prolactin releasing hormone receptor 2a, whose translation MEGSTSACVPDLPSPSTATHQLNDTGGIFEVALQNVSSNRKPTFEGVELLQSFKLLIIPCYTLVSLVGIVGNYLLLYVICCTRKMHNVTNFFIGNLAFSDMLMCATCVPFTLAYALNPHGWVFGRFMCYLIYLIQPVTVYVSVFTLTAIGVDRYYATVHPLKKRISVLACTYLLSAFWLLSCALVAPAVAHTYHVEFQNEGFTICEEFWMGQEGARLAYAYSTLLITYVLPLSTLCISYLCISVKLRNCVVPGHRTQSQAEAQRMRKRKTFRLVSLVVAAFGICWLPISVFNVLRDIDIDMIDKRYFLLIQLLCHLCAMSSSCCNPFLYAWLHDRFRAELRKMMVCHRRIRIVPINGGSASVML comes from the exons ATGGAAGGGTCAACAAGTGCCTGTGTCCCAGACCTCCCATCTCCATCAACTGCGACCCATCAATTGAACGACACAGGTGGGATCTTTGAGGTGGCTCTCCAGAACGTCTCCTCAAATCGCAAACCAACATTTGAAGGTGTGGAGCTGTTGCAATCCTTCAAGCTGCTCATCATTCCTTGCTACACTCTGGTGTCCTTGGTGGGCATCGTCGGCAACTACCTGCTACTCTACGTCATCTGTTGCACTCGCAAGATGCACAACGTCACCAACTTTTTCATCGGAAACCTGGCCTTTTCCGACATGCTCATGTGTGCCACCTGCGTGCCCTTCACGCTAGCCTATGCGCTCAACCCACACGGGTGGGTGTTTGGCCGCTTCATGTGCTACCTCATCTATCTCATCCAGCCGGTGACCGTCTACGTGTCAGTTTTCACACTGACTGCCATTGGGGTGGATAG ATACTACGCCACAGTGCATCCTTTGAAGAAGCGCATCTCAGTTTTGGCATGTACCTACTTGCTGTCTGCTTTCTGGCTGCTCTCCTGTGCTCTGGTGGCCCCTGCTGTAGCCCATACCTATCATGTGGAGTTCCAAAACGAAGGCTTTACCATCTGTGAGGAATTTTGGATGGGTCAGGAGGGCGCACGTCTGGCCTATGCGTACAGCACTCTCTTAATCACCTATGTGCTGCCACTGTCCACGCTCTGCATCTCCTACCTGTGCATCTCTGTCAAACTAAGGAACTGCGTGGTTCCGGGCCACCGCACGCAGAGCCAGGCCGAGGCCCAGCGCATGCGTAAACGCAAGACCTTCCGACTAGTGAGCCTGGTGGTGGCAGCTTTTGGCATATGCTGGCTGCCCATCAGCGTGTTCAATGTGCTGCGTGACATTGACATTGACATGATTGATAAGCGCTACTTCTTGCTCATTCAGTTACTCTGTCACCTGTGCGCCATGAGCTCATCCTGCTGTAACCCTTTTCTCTACGCTTGGCTTCACGATCGCTTTCGTGCCGAGCTCCGCAAAATGATGGTGTGCCACCGACGCATTCGCATTGTTCCCATTAATGGCGGCTCTGCTAGTGTCATGCTGTAA